Proteins from one Malania oleifera isolate guangnan ecotype guangnan chromosome 4, ASM2987363v1, whole genome shotgun sequence genomic window:
- the LOC131154234 gene encoding probable histone H2A.5: MESAKTTSTTAKGAGGRRGGNRKKAVSKSVKAGLQFPVGRIARFLKKGRYAQRTGSGAPIYLAAVLEYLAAEVLELAGNAARDNKKNRINPRHVQLAVRNDDELGKLLHGVTIASGGVLPNINPVLLPKKSAAAESAASEKTSQSKSPKKK, translated from the exons ATGGAATCTGCAAAGACAACGTCGACAACGGCGAAGGGCGCCGGTGGCAGGAGAGGCGGAAACAGGAAGAAGGCGGTGTCGAAGTCGGTGAAGGCTGGTCTGCAGTTCCCGGTAGGAAGGATCGCTCGGTTCCTCAAAAAGGGTCGCTATGCGCAGAGAACGGGCTCCGGCGCTCCCATCTACCTCGCCGCTGTTCTCGAGTACCTCGCTGCCGAG GTGCTGGAGTTGGCCGGAAATGCTGCGAGAGACAACAAGAAGAACCGGATCAACCCAAGGCACGTTCAATTGGCGGTGAGGAATGATGACGAGCTGGGAAAACTCCTTCACGGAGTAACCATCGCCAGTGGCGGTGTCCTTCCCAACATAAACCCTGTTTTGTTGCCCAAGAAATCAGCAGCCGCAGAATCAGCGGCTTCCGAGAAGACCTCTCAATCCAAATCCcccaagaaaaaataa